A region from the Salidesulfovibrio onnuriiensis genome encodes:
- a CDS encoding class I SAM-dependent methyltransferase, giving the protein MNNQQCRGRHAHGRGPTSYRMHDSDLVFRILAPARGSAFLDLGCGPGDYSIHAARLVGTRGTVYSVDIDKRMADEVGRQAEEHGLNNIRPMNRNMTDALPLEDDSVDTCLLSTSLHCLDLERQGPSLFRELHRILRTDGIMAVLECKKEKMDFGPPLHMRISAKDIAALIEGNGYQQVNYADLGVNYLACFRKTDMLDTPLNHNIKKEKP; this is encoded by the coding sequence ATGAACAACCAGCAATGCCGTGGCCGTCACGCCCACGGGCGAGGCCCCACCAGCTACAGGATGCACGACTCGGACCTGGTCTTCCGGATCCTTGCCCCGGCCCGGGGCAGCGCCTTCCTGGACCTGGGCTGCGGCCCGGGCGACTACTCGATTCACGCCGCAAGGCTTGTCGGAACGCGAGGAACGGTTTACTCTGTAGATATAGACAAACGCATGGCCGACGAGGTCGGCAGGCAGGCTGAGGAACACGGGCTGAACAACATCCGGCCCATGAATCGAAATATGACCGACGCGCTTCCCCTGGAAGACGACAGCGTGGACACCTGCCTGCTCTCCACGTCCCTGCACTGCCTCGACCTCGAACGCCAGGGACCAAGCCTGTTCCGCGAACTGCACCGGATCCTCCGCACCGACGGGATCATGGCCGTGCTGGAGTGCAAGAAGGAGAAGATGGATTTCGGCCCGCCCCTGCACATGCGAATTTCGGCAAAGGACATCGCCGCCCTTATCGAGGGTAATGGCTACCAGCAAGTCAACTATGCGGACCTCGGCGTCAACTACCTGGCCTGCTTCCGCAAAACCGACATGCTGGACACCCCGCTCAACCACAACATCAAAAAAGAGAAGCCATGA
- a CDS encoding acyl-CoA dehydratase activase codes for MFSMGIDIGYSAVKAAVLAPDGEIVHTDYVLHKGNVETAIRETLARIRELPEAAEIRRGAAMGSGGALLDASTGVPLVNEVAALVEGALHLDRHCASIVEMGGQTAKFITGFGPENKTGVKMAATSNCSSGTGSFLEEQVSRLGMDIEDYSAHAARATFIPRIAGRCSVFAKTDITHHQQEGVPTPDILAGLAHAVTRNFRGAVMRRLPKNRPMLFVGGVCRNSAITKAMRTELGLNPGELRVHKHSAVAGAMGAAVIAARDKLAIGLPEVMDTLQTARLRPLPEGGELPPLRGMGSDDAREKHNCAPLPHEGAAPCWLGVDVGSTSTNLVLVDSRNNILAYRYLRTAGDPVRAVRTGLAELKRELGNAVTVAGAATTGSGRYLTGRLIGADVVRDEITAQARAAAAIDPEVDTIFEIGGQDSKFISLKNGVVTDFQMNKICAAGTGSFIEEQAKKLGIPLEEIGPAALAGESPVSLGERCTVFMEAAIAAHLAHGAKTRNLAAGLCHSIVKNYLNRVVGQKPLGRTIFLQGGVAHNQGVVNAFRAATGRPVTVPPFFSVTGAYGAAILAREEMKAGETTAFKGFTPPAPGEPLGQEKDSAPRVSDFNRTVHDFIFAGYDGVLDPSKKTVGIPRALFCFGMFPLFFPFFRELGFNVLLSEPTSEETIRLAQDYSLDETCYPVKLVNGHAAELAAKGVDYLFFPDLYTVFHPSSKARQNYGCAYMQLAFKIINKAMDLENRGIKLLAPTIAFNLGQDFVRNAFMSMGRDLGKNDAETGAALQKAMESFKGFEKRVEKRSREALAGLDPNRKTFVLISKIYGVADPMLNLGIPDKLAEMGHQTLPCYDMPDVDIFQQHPNMYWPFGQHILKAARLVAEHPNLYAVFLTHHGCGPDTATAHYFKEIMGSKPYLTIEVDEHSSGVGVLTRVEAFVNSLGKSKPQPAGPLEAYTDMPPEEPVRIAAEGFGPLQGPVFLPRLYPYAHLACAALQAEGVDARLLEPTTETSMALGRRHTVTNEYYSLAALLGDALATLRGTRGKQTLLLPQNEGAEVDGQYARFLRNKLDLSGLRHVELLSPFLEDLPCRQGPLANTLFLCLLAGDLTLLAPRKNRPEVLERVLERVRRGQLTLEFLTALARDLGASGESGNGSKTVLAVGEPMVLFNDTLNDNTFERLEGLGHRVVYAPLGECLWSFWDDAARQRPEEQGRAIRRRLDRFREQMAILGAALGAASPYEPDPHRLTDAADGTLGHYAGAFGRYRGAKTRCAPQGIDGVLTVSSMYENTGISLGILHQDDPGGLPVLPLTFDGTRNENDRMKVESFLYYL; via the coding sequence ATGTTCAGCATGGGAATAGACATAGGCTACTCGGCGGTCAAAGCGGCGGTTCTGGCACCGGACGGGGAAATCGTTCACACGGACTACGTCCTGCACAAGGGAAACGTGGAAACCGCCATCCGCGAAACACTGGCCCGCATCCGGGAACTGCCCGAGGCGGCTGAGATCCGCCGGGGGGCGGCCATGGGCAGCGGCGGCGCCCTGCTGGACGCGTCCACGGGCGTCCCCCTGGTCAATGAAGTGGCCGCACTGGTGGAAGGGGCCCTGCACCTGGACCGCCATTGCGCCTCCATTGTGGAGATGGGCGGCCAGACCGCCAAGTTCATCACCGGGTTCGGACCGGAGAACAAAACCGGGGTGAAGATGGCCGCAACCTCCAACTGCTCGTCCGGCACGGGTTCCTTTCTGGAGGAACAGGTTTCGCGGCTGGGCATGGACATCGAGGACTACTCCGCCCATGCCGCCCGGGCCACGTTCATCCCGCGCATTGCGGGACGGTGCAGCGTGTTCGCCAAGACCGACATCACCCACCACCAGCAGGAAGGCGTCCCCACCCCGGACATCCTTGCGGGCCTGGCCCATGCCGTGACCAGAAACTTCCGGGGGGCGGTCATGCGCCGCCTGCCGAAGAACAGGCCCATGCTCTTCGTGGGCGGGGTCTGCCGCAACAGCGCCATTACCAAGGCCATGCGGACAGAGCTCGGCCTGAACCCCGGGGAACTGCGGGTGCACAAGCATTCCGCCGTTGCCGGGGCCATGGGAGCGGCAGTGATTGCGGCCAGGGACAAGCTGGCGATCGGGCTGCCGGAAGTCATGGACACGCTGCAAACCGCCCGTTTGCGCCCCCTGCCGGAGGGGGGCGAACTGCCGCCCCTGCGCGGAATGGGCAGCGACGACGCCAGGGAAAAGCACAACTGCGCGCCCCTTCCCCATGAAGGCGCGGCCCCCTGCTGGCTGGGCGTGGACGTGGGTTCCACGAGCACCAACCTCGTGCTGGTGGACAGCCGGAACAACATCCTCGCCTACCGGTACCTGCGGACCGCCGGCGATCCGGTGCGCGCCGTGCGCACGGGGCTTGCCGAGCTGAAACGGGAGCTGGGAAACGCCGTAACCGTGGCGGGAGCGGCCACCACCGGCTCGGGAAGATACCTGACCGGACGCCTGATCGGCGCGGACGTGGTCCGCGACGAGATCACCGCCCAGGCCCGGGCCGCTGCGGCCATTGACCCGGAAGTGGACACCATATTCGAAATCGGAGGCCAGGACTCCAAGTTCATCTCCCTGAAAAACGGCGTGGTCACGGATTTCCAGATGAACAAGATCTGCGCGGCCGGGACCGGATCGTTCATCGAAGAGCAGGCCAAGAAACTGGGTATCCCCCTCGAAGAAATCGGCCCCGCGGCCCTGGCCGGGGAAAGTCCGGTCAGCCTGGGCGAACGCTGCACCGTGTTCATGGAGGCCGCCATAGCCGCGCACCTGGCCCACGGCGCAAAAACCCGCAACCTGGCGGCGGGCCTCTGCCACTCCATCGTCAAGAACTACCTGAACCGGGTGGTGGGGCAGAAACCGCTGGGCCGGACCATCTTCCTGCAGGGCGGCGTGGCCCACAACCAGGGCGTGGTCAACGCCTTCCGCGCGGCCACAGGCCGCCCGGTGACCGTGCCGCCCTTCTTCAGCGTCACCGGTGCATACGGGGCGGCCATCCTGGCCCGCGAGGAAATGAAGGCCGGGGAAACGACCGCCTTCAAGGGCTTCACCCCGCCCGCCCCGGGAGAACCGCTCGGGCAGGAGAAGGACAGCGCGCCGCGGGTCTCCGACTTCAACCGCACGGTGCACGACTTCATCTTCGCGGGCTATGACGGCGTCCTTGATCCCAGCAAAAAGACCGTGGGTATTCCCCGGGCCCTGTTCTGCTTCGGCATGTTCCCCCTGTTCTTCCCCTTCTTCCGGGAGCTGGGATTCAACGTCCTGCTCTCGGAGCCCACCTCCGAGGAAACCATCCGGCTGGCCCAGGACTACTCCCTGGACGAGACCTGCTACCCGGTGAAACTCGTCAACGGGCACGCGGCCGAACTAGCGGCAAAGGGAGTGGACTACCTGTTCTTCCCGGACCTCTACACCGTGTTCCATCCCAGTTCCAAGGCCCGCCAGAACTACGGCTGCGCCTACATGCAGCTGGCCTTCAAGATCATCAACAAGGCCATGGACCTGGAAAACAGGGGCATCAAGCTGCTGGCTCCCACCATCGCCTTCAACCTGGGGCAGGACTTCGTGCGCAACGCGTTCATGTCCATGGGCCGCGATCTGGGGAAAAACGACGCGGAAACCGGCGCTGCCCTGCAAAAGGCCATGGAATCCTTCAAGGGATTCGAGAAGCGGGTCGAAAAACGGAGCCGTGAGGCCCTGGCCGGGCTGGACCCGAACCGCAAGACCTTCGTGCTCATCTCCAAGATCTACGGCGTGGCCGACCCGATGCTCAACCTGGGCATCCCGGACAAGCTCGCGGAAATGGGGCACCAGACCCTGCCCTGCTACGACATGCCCGATGTGGACATCTTCCAGCAGCACCCGAACATGTACTGGCCCTTCGGCCAGCACATCCTGAAGGCGGCCCGGCTGGTGGCGGAGCACCCCAACCTGTACGCCGTGTTCCTCACCCATCACGGGTGCGGCCCGGACACGGCCACGGCCCACTACTTCAAGGAGATCATGGGATCCAAGCCCTACCTGACCATCGAGGTAGACGAGCACTCCTCGGGAGTGGGCGTGCTGACCCGGGTGGAGGCCTTCGTGAACAGCCTGGGCAAAAGCAAGCCGCAGCCGGCGGGCCCCCTGGAGGCATACACGGACATGCCCCCGGAAGAACCGGTGCGCATCGCAGCCGAAGGATTCGGCCCGCTCCAGGGCCCGGTATTCCTGCCGCGCCTGTATCCGTATGCGCATCTCGCCTGCGCGGCGCTCCAGGCCGAGGGCGTGGACGCCCGGCTCCTGGAGCCGACCACGGAGACCTCCATGGCCCTGGGCAGACGGCACACCGTGACCAACGAATACTATTCCCTGGCCGCCCTGCTGGGCGACGCGCTGGCGACCCTCCGGGGAACCAGGGGAAAGCAGACCCTGCTCCTGCCGCAGAACGAAGGGGCCGAGGTGGACGGCCAGTACGCCAGGTTCCTGCGCAACAAGCTGGACTTGAGCGGGCTGCGCCACGTGGAGCTGCTCTCGCCCTTCCTGGAGGACCTGCCCTGCCGGCAAGGCCCCCTCGCGAACACCCTGTTCCTGTGCCTGCTGGCCGGGGACCTGACGCTCCTGGCCCCCCGAAAGAACAGGCCCGAAGTCCTGGAAAGAGTCCTGGAGCGGGTGCGGCGCGGACAACTGACCCTGGAATTTCTCACGGCCCTGGCCAGGGATCTCGGCGCGTCCGGGGAGTCCGGGAACGGCTCCAAAACAGTCCTGGCCGTGGGCGAACCCATGGTGCTCTTCAACGATACGCTCAACGACAACACCTTTGAGCGGTTGGAGGGGCTGGGCCACCGCGTGGTCTATGCGCCCCTGGGCGAATGCCTGTGGAGCTTCTGGGACGACGCGGCCCGGCAACGCCCGGAGGAACAGGGCCGGGCAATACGCCGCAGGCTGGACCGTTTCCGGGAACAGATGGCCATCCTTGGGGCGGCGCTGGGCGCGGCCAGCCCCTACGAGCCGGATCCGCACAGACTCACGGACGCGGCCGACGGCACGCTCGGCCACTATGCCGGGGCCTTCGGAAGATATCGCGGGGCCAAGACGAGGTGCGCGCCGCAGGGAATCGACGGCGTCCTGACCGTCAGTTCCATGTACGAAAACACGGGCATATCCCTGGGCATCCTGCATCAGGACGATCCCGGAGGCCTGCCCGTGCTGCCCCTGACCTTTGACGGAACCCGAAACGAAAACGACAGGATGAAGGTGGAATCCTTCCTCTATTACCTCTAG
- a CDS encoding efflux RND transporter permease subunit, which translates to MKIIRQGMVNFAIQHFETTIVLALLLTALAGAFFPYVKIDTDPEHMLPADEPTRLFHNQAKKTFDLSEILVMGIVNEQDPDGVFNPQTLSRVYQLAEYAKTLRWEDENNPGKTVGVISVDMIAPSEVEHISQDGPGRISFDWLMSSPPADRAQALEVRQRITSNPMLAGRLASEDGQALCLYLPLTDKLLSYRVYKAMTAKMEELGGNDEIHITGLPVAQDAIGIEMFSEMMISSPLAMGTIFLLLFFFFRKLSLTILPMLIATFTVIITMGAMIGLDFEVHIMSSMIPVFLMSIAVVDSIHILSEFFDRYSAEKGRDKTIREVLDTLFMPMLYTSLTSAAGFLSLALTPIPPVQIFGVFVGAGIMVAWVMTIMFVPAFIMALPKRIFDNFGLSRKQQSARTPMTSILAATGSASFRYARPIVAGLLLLVAVSAWGISKIQINDNPVKWFAEDHPIRKADTALNKHFKGTYPAYLILEGDTDPAVSDAEKNDMLTRFKDMAGDMRDNPQARPLAEKLLRTLLVETTVHQEEPFLNAAIAIAEQGLKTAESDNEYFAYEEFSHFFNLEKEKRKPFKQPQVLEYVAGLQDRLLGLGLVGKSVSPADVVSKLNQELIDGRESNYRVPEKMQGVSECYMQFQQSHRPHDLWHFVTPDYVNACTMFQLSSGDNKVMEAVKESVDEYFAATPPPVDIKHSWAGLTYINVAWQSQMVQGMLRSFLGSFAIVLVMAVFLFRSVRWGLLCMVPLTVTIALIYGFIGLIGKDYDMPVAVLGVLTLGMSVDFAIHFVERSRSIHARTGSWKETLPLMFREPARAISRNVLVISIGFLPLLVSSLVPYKTTSLLLSSIMLLSGALTLVALPAIITMASGWFFARETAHATATIEQHD; encoded by the coding sequence ATGAAAATCATTCGACAAGGCATGGTAAATTTCGCCATCCAGCATTTCGAGACAACCATTGTTCTCGCCCTGCTGCTGACCGCCCTGGCAGGGGCGTTCTTCCCCTATGTGAAGATAGACACCGACCCCGAGCACATGCTGCCGGCCGACGAGCCCACCAGGCTGTTCCACAACCAGGCCAAGAAGACCTTCGACCTTTCGGAGATTCTGGTCATGGGCATCGTGAACGAGCAGGACCCCGACGGCGTGTTCAACCCGCAGACCCTGAGCAGGGTCTACCAGCTGGCCGAATACGCCAAGACCCTTCGCTGGGAGGACGAAAACAACCCGGGCAAGACCGTGGGCGTCATCAGCGTGGACATGATCGCCCCGTCCGAGGTCGAGCACATCAGCCAGGACGGGCCGGGCCGGATATCCTTTGACTGGCTCATGTCCTCCCCGCCCGCCGACCGGGCGCAGGCCCTCGAGGTGCGGCAGCGGATCACCAGCAATCCCATGCTGGCCGGGCGGCTCGCCTCGGAGGACGGGCAGGCCCTCTGCCTGTACCTTCCGCTGACGGACAAGCTTTTGAGCTACAGGGTCTACAAGGCCATGACCGCCAAGATGGAGGAGCTCGGCGGGAACGACGAGATCCACATCACGGGCCTGCCCGTGGCCCAGGACGCCATCGGCATCGAGATGTTCTCGGAAATGATGATCTCCTCTCCCCTGGCCATGGGCACCATCTTCCTGCTGCTGTTCTTCTTCTTCCGCAAGCTGTCCCTGACCATCCTGCCCATGCTCATCGCCACCTTCACGGTGATCATCACCATGGGGGCCATGATCGGCCTGGATTTCGAGGTCCATATCATGAGCTCCATGATACCGGTCTTTCTCATGTCCATCGCCGTGGTGGACTCCATCCACATCCTCTCGGAATTCTTTGACCGCTACTCTGCGGAAAAGGGACGCGACAAAACCATCCGCGAGGTTCTGGACACCCTGTTCATGCCCATGCTCTATACCTCGCTCACCTCGGCGGCGGGCTTCCTTTCCCTGGCCCTGACCCCCATCCCGCCCGTGCAGATCTTCGGGGTGTTCGTGGGTGCGGGCATCATGGTGGCCTGGGTCATGACCATCATGTTCGTCCCGGCCTTCATCATGGCCCTGCCCAAACGGATCTTCGACAACTTCGGGCTCTCCCGGAAGCAGCAGTCGGCCCGGACGCCCATGACCAGCATTCTGGCCGCGACCGGAAGCGCCTCGTTCCGGTACGCCCGCCCCATTGTTGCCGGGCTCCTGCTCCTGGTCGCGGTATCCGCGTGGGGAATCAGCAAAATCCAGATCAACGACAACCCGGTCAAGTGGTTCGCGGAGGACCACCCCATCCGCAAGGCCGATACCGCCCTGAACAAACACTTCAAGGGCACCTACCCGGCCTATCTCATCCTGGAGGGGGACACGGACCCGGCCGTATCCGACGCGGAAAAAAACGACATGCTCACGCGGTTCAAGGATATGGCCGGTGACATGCGGGACAACCCGCAGGCACGGCCTCTGGCGGAAAAGCTGCTCCGCACCCTGCTGGTGGAGACCACGGTGCACCAGGAGGAGCCCTTCCTGAACGCGGCCATCGCCATTGCGGAACAGGGATTGAAGACCGCCGAATCCGACAACGAATACTTCGCCTACGAGGAATTCAGCCATTTCTTCAACCTGGAAAAGGAAAAGCGCAAACCCTTCAAGCAGCCGCAGGTCCTCGAATACGTCGCGGGCCTCCAGGACAGGCTGCTGGGCCTCGGGCTCGTGGGCAAGAGCGTTTCCCCCGCCGACGTGGTCAGCAAGCTCAACCAGGAGCTCATCGACGGCAGGGAAAGCAACTATCGCGTCCCCGAGAAAATGCAGGGGGTCAGCGAGTGCTACATGCAGTTCCAGCAGAGCCACCGGCCCCACGATCTCTGGCACTTCGTCACCCCGGACTATGTCAACGCCTGCACCATGTTCCAACTGAGCAGCGGGGACAACAAGGTCATGGAGGCCGTGAAGGAATCCGTGGACGAGTACTTCGCGGCAACGCCCCCGCCCGTGGACATCAAGCACAGCTGGGCGGGCCTGACCTACATCAACGTGGCCTGGCAGAGCCAGATGGTCCAGGGCATGCTCCGCTCCTTCCTGGGCAGCTTCGCCATTGTCCTGGTCATGGCCGTCTTCCTGTTCCGCTCGGTCAGGTGGGGGCTGCTGTGCATGGTTCCGCTCACCGTAACCATCGCCCTCATCTACGGATTCATCGGGCTCATCGGCAAGGACTACGACATGCCCGTGGCCGTGCTGGGCGTGCTGACCCTCGGCATGTCCGTGGACTTCGCCATCCACTTCGTGGAGCGCAGCAGGAGCATCCACGCCCGGACGGGATCCTGGAAGGAGACCCTGCCCCTGATGTTCCGGGAACCCGCCAGGGCCATCAGCAGGAACGTACTGGTCATCTCCATCGGTTTCCTGCCGCTGCTGGTGTCCTCCCTGGTGCCGTACAAGACCACCAGCCTGCTGCTCTCGTCCATCATGCTCCTGTCCGGGGCGCTCACCCTCGTGGCGCTGCCCGCAATCATCACCATGGCCTCGGGCTGGTTCTTCGCACGCGAAACCGCCCATGCCACCGCAACCATCGAACAACACGACTAG
- a CDS encoding MarR family winged helix-turn-helix transcriptional regulator, which translates to MSNPQESIQHLTGRLMRIINKHCRIEELPIRMGKNSGLTAKEVHCIQAIGNSEGINIKSIGDTLGVTKSAASQMVGKLEKKGFARKEKAADNDKEILAFLTEPGWEAYKAHQEFHERHLNTLKARLRDFPDTQLALASAILAVVETVVDERMSELFGE; encoded by the coding sequence ATGAGCAACCCACAGGAATCCATCCAGCACCTCACCGGCAGGCTCATGCGCATCATCAACAAGCACTGCCGCATCGAGGAACTGCCCATCCGCATGGGCAAGAACTCCGGACTGACCGCCAAGGAAGTGCACTGCATCCAGGCCATCGGCAACAGCGAGGGCATCAACATCAAGAGCATCGGCGACACCCTGGGCGTGACCAAGAGCGCCGCCTCGCAGATGGTGGGCAAGCTGGAGAAAAAGGGATTCGCCCGCAAGGAAAAGGCCGCGGACAACGACAAGGAGATCCTGGCCTTTCTCACGGAACCGGGCTGGGAGGCCTACAAGGCGCACCAGGAATTCCACGAGCGCCACCTGAACACCCTCAAGGCGCGGCTGCGGGACTTCCCGGACACCCAGCTCGCCCTGGCCTCGGCCATTCTGGCCGTGGTGGAGACCGTGGTGGACGAGCGCATGTCCGAACTGTTCGGCGAATAA
- a CDS encoding outer membrane lipoprotein-sorting protein has product MHRKLLTTLLAALAVLAATACQARAMTADEIVRKANHAALYQGATCKGTVTLRITDAQGRVRKRELNTLRKDMAENDGAQHYMTYFKAPADVRKMVFLVHKTVEPGKDDDRWLYMPSMDLVKRIAAGDKRTSFAGSDFLYEDISGRNIEADVHEQDGENQEFHVIRNTPKDPGSVEFSHYLAYIDKTTYLPMRVEYFKNGSAPYRIMEALRVEEIVPADAQGGKAYPTVTESRVSNLETGSTTVMTFTNVQYDIPVKDAVFGERYLRRPPREVMR; this is encoded by the coding sequence ATGCATCGCAAACTGCTGACAACATTGCTGGCCGCACTGGCCGTGCTGGCCGCCACGGCCTGCCAGGCCCGGGCCATGACGGCCGACGAGATCGTGCGCAAGGCCAACCACGCGGCCCTGTACCAGGGCGCAACCTGCAAGGGGACGGTCACCCTGCGGATCACCGACGCCCAGGGCAGGGTCCGCAAGCGGGAGCTGAACACCCTCAGGAAGGACATGGCCGAAAACGACGGCGCCCAGCATTACATGACCTACTTCAAGGCCCCGGCGGACGTGCGCAAGATGGTCTTCCTGGTCCACAAGACCGTGGAGCCAGGCAAGGACGACGACCGCTGGCTGTATATGCCCAGCATGGACCTGGTGAAGCGCATCGCCGCGGGCGACAAGCGCACCAGCTTTGCGGGCTCGGACTTCCTCTACGAGGACATCTCCGGCCGCAACATCGAGGCGGACGTACATGAACAGGACGGGGAAAACCAGGAATTCCACGTGATCCGCAACACGCCCAAGGATCCGGGCAGCGTGGAATTCTCCCACTACCTCGCCTACATAGACAAGACCACCTACCTGCCCATGCGCGTGGAGTACTTCAAGAACGGCTCCGCGCCCTACAGGATCATGGAGGCGCTCCGGGTGGAGGAAATCGTCCCGGCCGATGCGCAGGGCGGCAAGGCCTATCCCACGGTGACGGAATCCAGGGTCAGCAACCTGGAAACCGGCAGCACCACGGTCATGACCTTCACCAACGTGCAGTACGACATCCCGGTCAAGGACGCGGTGTTCGGAGAACGGTATCTCAGGCGGCCTCCCCGGGAGGTGATGCGATGA